The segment AGTCACACCTTTATTTCTGTTGGTAAAGACACTAAACTGAAGAACAACCACAGATACTCAGTACAGCATAATGTCATAACACACCCTGCTGGAGCAGAGTCTCCCAATGCTAAAATTCAGATGTCAGATATGACCTTTGctctcttctctctgtctctctgaatTGGGCCTTTGATAGCTATAATGTCCCTCCTCTTCCTTTGTTGAAAACAGTGCCTCTCAATCTTTCTCCAGTCTAGTTCTTTGGATCTTCCCATCAGTCCTGGGTAGGGACCCCCTACGTGATAGTGACCTGGCCtcactcctcttttcccctcatccTCCCTTTCTCCCATAGCAGAGGCAGCcagtagaaaaaaagaaaaaagaaaaaaaaccaccagATTTCATTCCAGTGGAAAGACGTTGTGAGAGTCATCAGGAAACGTCAGCTGCTGCCAAGGTTGAATTCTCCAGTTCAGAGTAAGAGACACGAATGCCAATTAGCTCTTCAGTAAGAAGCTCCATGTTCCCACACACATCTGAAAGGTCCCCATTTTTGCAGGAATGTGGGAGATGCCCATTTATCTCCATGTCTAGTGAATTCCCATTGTGGTGCCATTCCAAACCTGCCTTGCATTTACTCAGGTCCTGCATGTCAGTATCTTTGTGGATAGCACCCAGCTCCCCATTGGCATATATGTTCAGAGCATACTCACTGATCCTAATGCTGGCATTTTCTCCATCCCCACCATAAGTGGAAGTCCTAGTACTGGCAGTACCAGTCTTGAACTGCTTCTTGCCTACAATATGCTGCCTGAGAATTTTACGGAAGGTGAGTCGGAATTCCCTGATCCGGTAGGCATAAATCAATGGGTTCACTACGGAGTTGGCATGAGACAGGATAATGGCCAGGTACATCAGCCAGAGGGGAGGACGGGCACAACCCGGGCAAAAGAGTGTGAAGCAGTTTATAATGTGGAGTGGAAGCCAACAGATGGCAAACAACCCAACGATGATGGCCAAAGACTTGGCCGCATGGACTTCCTTCTGCAAAGTAGAGCGTGAGCGTTCCCCATGTACCATCTTGTTCTCCATCTGTTTGAGCTGCCGCCTGGCTGCCAGAAAGATTTTCAGGTAGATGCCAAACATGAGGAGGAGGGGCACCAACACACAGGCAAAAAAATTGTAGTAGACCATGTACTCCATGGTGACAACTGTCTCAAAGAGACAAGCTATCATGCTTTTACTGCAGTTACTGAGTGAGGAATTATTGGTGTCCTGAGCTTCCCTCTGGGAGCATTTGTTCCAGCCCAGCATGGGCGTCAGGCCGATGATGAAGGATAAGACCCAGCAGATGGCAATGATACCTTTGGCTCGCGAGCTGGTCACCAAACCATTGTACCTGgaaagcagaggagaggaagatTACAACAGTGTAACTGGTACAAGCACCTGATGCCCATGTAGCTTCCCAATGCTCATCTCCATGGAAGGTATGGGGGAGGTAAAGCCTTTTAGGGAATACTCCAGCTCGCTGCAATGTGCTTATCAGAAGCATCACTGAACTGCAGCGCTGAGCCCATTTCCCTCAACCCAGTGAGGGCCAGAGTGATGTTGGACGTGGACAAGGAGCCCTTCTAATCTATCCTATCCACTCTTGGGGGGCGAAGGGTGGGTGCCAGCAGCACAGGTCAGCTCCCAACAAATAATGCCTATCAGcaattcccttctctgccttaCAAATACTCACTCATGGTTATGAGCCTGCTTGTCAAGGCATAGAGGAAGCAACTGTCCTGCTCTGCCCCTCTGCCCGCAGGGAACTGAAACACCCAGAGCTGCTGCTCTAACTTTATCTCTATGTACTGCCAAAGGCAGAAATAGCTATTGAGCATCCCTGTAGTGTGGCGTTGCTTGCCCCCTATCTGAGTGCAGGTAGGGTCCCAGGAGTCCAGTACAACTGCCCAGTATCACAGAGCTCTAGGATACTGTGGTAGTCGCCCAATGTCATAGAGCTTAGATGAGGGTCTCAGAGAAAGGGCACCATTAGCTCAGtatcagagctcaggctgcacaGCATGCCCTTGATGGCAGTCACAGGGAATTCAGTATTGCCAGCCCAACGCTGATCAACTGAGATGAGATCCATAACCAAGCTGAGCAGCGCTGACCGTTGTGCCTTTCACAAAATAACCAATTCAGCATGACTGACTGCCTCAACTGAAGAAAGATCAAGGACTCTGAATAACAGAACATACTGTGGTCGGGCAGAGCTCTGAGGTCAACATGTCACTATACCCCTCATGCCAGTGCTTTGGGCAATAAATCCACCTGGCTGTTTTGAGAGAAAAAACAGAAGCGCAGTAAGAACCTGACACACAACCAAAAGGCCTTTGTTTTCCAAATATTAGCTGATCCATGGGTCTAGCATGCTGCTGTAAGCCCTCAGCTGAAGGCACTAGCTGTAcgctttgaaaatgtaagttgTAGTCGTGTGTCACATGTGAGTACAGTCTCTTTTCCCCTCGTAGTACTTCACACAGAAAGGGAATGGCAAGGTTCCCACATTGTCCGTTGCTGGGTCCCACACTGTACTTGACCCTGTGCGTGCGTGATCTGACTATGGGATGCTCCCGTGTTCTCCAGTAGTTGCACTACTTCTTTCCTCATATCAGATTCTTTTAacaaacaaacttaaaaaaacaccacccaaaactcgctctctctctctcagtgggtTTGTTCTTCCCACACACGCTCCTCTCCTAAGGCGAACTAAAGCCctacagggaaggggaggagggatgcTGCTTGTCTCAGCCAGAGAACAGAACTGGGAGCTGGTATGTGTTCTCAGCCCCTGGAAAATACAGCCAGGCATGATATGGGAGTGCAGGCTGATCATTCATACATTCTTTAATTGCCTTTCAAAAGCATAAAAAGTGggagactgggggaaaaaaagaaggatGGCGCAACTCTTTTCTCTACAAGCTGGCGAGAGGACTCAATCCAGATCTGGAAGATAGAGAAGGTTTCTCTAGAAACTGGTGACAGTTGTGTGAATCCTTAAAAAGTGTTAAGAATACTGTCTATCCAGGAGGAGAGAAGTGGAGTTACTCTTAAATTCAGATCTAACCGACATGAGTGGAGTTATACCTGAGCttcaaaatgtatatttaaaatcaCAAAGAGGGAATAAGAGATTGGCAGATGGCActtgaagctttaaaaaaataaactagaaTTGGCTGCATCTTTGTCAGGAGGAATTTTGAAATTGTACAGCTGTTATCCCACGGCTGGAGAGGTCCCTTCCCTGAcactaaaaatacatttattccaGCTCTCAGTGCTCTTACCCTCTGGGGATTTCCATGCAACAGGCTTTAAAGGCTTGTGAAACAGCTTTTAACCCAAGCATCCTCCTTGCTGTACTGCCCTACAGTACTGGGGTAGCAGTAGAATTAATCAGCACAGAACTGCGTCCTTCTATAGCACCTCTCATTCAGGGATCTCCAAGAGGTTTGAGTTGTGCCTCACACAGTAACATCCCCCTTTGACAAGtccatagagacagagagagatgaaaacaCATTATCTACAAACAAGTTCACCACAATTCTGAAAGTGTCAGGACAAGGTAACAAACCTCACCGCCCCTGTAACCTAGTAAGAAGGTAAACTCATGTCTGTAGAGATTGAAGGACTACATACAGAATGGCTTTAGAGTGCCTTAGAGACGGGAACCAAATGCAAATGTTTAAATAGATagaaataaaatcatgaataCAGCATCCAAGAGCGCGTAGGCTCTGAGCATGTCAATAGTCagattcctgccctgaagaggttaTAATCAAAGGGACTGATCTTACTGACAGTTACTGAGGGGCCTgacccccattgatttcagtgggaccatttATGGGTAATAAGTAGTGAATCTAGTAGCAAGTGATACTCCAAGGCAGAACATCTTCCAGATTGTCAAAAGCCTTGTGACAGTGAGCTCTTCTGGTGCTTCTCGAGCAGCCCATAACTAACATGTGGCTAATGGTGTTAGTGTACAAATGAGGAAATAAACTACATTCACTCCAAGCAAGGCTGCTTAATTCTACACCAGCAGAAACAAGGATGTGCAAAACAGTGTTTGTGACAAAACAGGTTACATCAGGAGGGAAGGGCATTACAAACTATGGACCAAAAAAAGGCCGTGAACCCAGGGATGTCTAAGGGTGCATCTGACCGCTCAGATCCAAAACATgggatttaaaacagaaaaatcagccATTTCAGCAGCCACTTTACTTGCATAGGGTTCAATTATCAAGCGTGAGCTACCGTTTCACATCTGAACTCCAAGATTAGCAGTAAGGCAACTAAAGTGGACATTTCAGAGGACTTTTCAGCATCTCAGGTTCCAAGCATGGCTCACTACATCCAATTAGTTTCAATCTGTGGTGGTGAAATTGTGACCCTTCATTCCAATATGAGCTCACAGCTGCAAATTCAACACTAGCTAGAGAAAGAACACCTTACAGAGAACTTCCAAGTGACTGAGAATATGGTCTCAGCAATTCTAAGAAAAGGGGTGCCCACAATTACTTGCACATCTAGGTTatccataagaacggccgtaccgggtcagaccaaaggtccatctagcccagtatctgtctactgacagtggccaatgccaggtgccccagagggagtgaacctaacaggcagtgatcaagtgatctctctcctgccatccatctccatcctctgacaaacagaggctagggacaccattccttattcattctggctaatagccatttatggacttaacctccatgaatttatccagttctcttttaaacactgttatagtcctagccttcacaacatcctctggtaaggagttccacaagttgactatgcgctgcgtgaagaagaacttccttttatttgttttaaacctgctgcctattaaatccAGGCGCAAATCAGAGTGGGAAGAAAGATTTGCATTTCAGCATGTTATTATAGTTGACGTTGGATCATCACAAATAAAAGGATTTCTTCCATtgttgtttgcaatgttgttgtagctgtactggtcccaggatattagagacacaaagtggatgaggtaaaatcttttcttggaccaacgtctgttgatgaaagagacaagagctctgtataagctcgaaagcttgtctcttgcaccaacaaaagttggttcaAGACATTACCTTGTCTCACAAATAAAAGGTTGCTACCTTTGAGAATGGGGACAAGGTGCTGGACAAATGGTAATTTGAGAACTTTTCTGTTTGACTGCAGGAAGAAACTCTGTCTTCTTCTATCCAGTGCACCTCCCCTACCTGCCATTTCATCATGAGAATACCTTTTataccccctgccccctcacacacacacacacgcttggACATTGTGCCCTCTGAGCTGGGAAATGCCTATTGTTCTTGGCCAACAACTTTACTCTGGGACTAAGAATACCAACCAGTTTTATTTATAACACCCAGGTTTTGTTGTACCAGTGAGCAGAGGCTCTCAGTGCACCTGACATATTAGGGACATGAACGACTTAGCCCTGAACCATTCAATAGCTAGTGCTTCTCCCTACCTGAAACATGCCCCATACCACTTCTGGAGTGCAGTACTTGTATTAGCCCCTATCAGACTTTGCAGCCTGGTCCATAATTCCTTGCATCATTAGCTAATTGTTTAGAAAAACTTTTGGAAAGTCTGTCAAATTTTGCACAATgttccatcaaaacatttttgggaAATAAAGTTTAGAATTTGCAGGATATTTTTAAGCATAATTCATCACTGATTGTttgacacacacattttttttttttttttttataattataccCAAGTGTGCATATTTTCCCCACCAGCTTTCAGACAGGTCAGAAACGTTTAATCTTTAACAAAAGATCTTTTCCTCCAACTGTCTGTCAAATGTTTGTGTTACTTAGGTgttgaaaaataacattttgaacaGCGTGAACATCACTTCCCTTTTCCATTAACCAGGTTTTACTTTCTCCTCATGTCTGAGGTCAGAAATCTATTAAGGTGTCTACTGATCCACAGACTGTTCCAGGGGAAACAGTTGACAAGATCTACCACTGCTACTGTAAAAGACAAACAGAAAGAGGAAGACGCAGACCCTTTTGTACACCAAGCTACACACAGGTTTTTACTGATTCAGTGATGTTGCTCATTTGTTATCGAAATAGTTACATTGGAACAACCCCTTTGTGTGGAcagagttatactggtataaaggggCTGATATTGATGTAGCTTATTTCCATAATGTAATGGTATAGCTTACATCCTATAAATGTGTCCAAACTAGGGGGCTTTACTGGTTTCCAAATCTATCTGCTAAAGGATATAGTTACAGTGGTACAAAAGGCCATACAGACCAGCCTTCGGGCGAAGAGCATTGCATTAGTTCACATTGCAGAGAATGTCTTCACAATTATAAGGGACAGAAGCCTTTTATTCTTAAAAGGACAAGTTTATTAATCAACAGAAGTTCTGGATGGCCATGCTGCTCACAAGTGGCAAAGACACAGCTAAGCCATCTCAAATGATTCACACTCAGAGATGGTGATTTCGAAAGCACATAAGTGACTCAGGAGTACAAGATCCTTCAAAAGCCAAAACTGATCACATCACCAAGGAGTTGTTATATACCACACTAAAAAGGGGTTTTGCAGATACATTTGGGAGACTTTAAGCCTTATGTCCCCactcctgcaaatatttacatatgattaactttaagcatgtgaatagtcctaaGGGGACTACTcacgtacttaactttaagcctgGTACTATTTTTATATCCTTCCACCTGTAACAGGCCAGGTTTCCTTAGCACCATGAGTCTCACTGTGAAGACctcaaaggaagagaaaaacataATTAATGCATTCTAGAACCCTCTAAAAGTGGCGTAAAACAGCTTCCCTAGACATaataattaggcttggaaggatttgctttttattgataaatgttggttaatgtttattttaccCCAAACACCCCCAACGAAAACATATTTCCATCTAGAATTACTGAAGTTTACCAACAGGCAAAATTAGAAAAATCCTGTttgagaacttagagtttgatttacaGATAACTTTGTATATtgtgatgttgataatttgtgttttaacaattataaagctttaactatttgaatctcaacatttactgtcattaaataattattttctaacCCTCCCTGAATTTCctgcaattgtgaaaatttaaaatcaataaaaaatttaaaaaggcttaaaaattaaacattcttatttgtcaaaattataaaacatAAAGATCTAATTCTGGCAACCTATTAATAATGATGGGATTTTAAGGCCTAACTTTTAGAAGCTTCAGGGGATAgaagtgtcataaatagatagctaagggttaatgtttcttttacctgtaaagggttaacaaagggaaccaaacacctgaccagaggaccaatcaggaaactggatttttcaaagtcaggaggaATTTGTcgagtctttgtctgtctctcagctatgagaaggttctttctatctttctaatcttctgttccaaatgtaagtacaggtagaaaaacaatataggctttttatgttttggttgtatttactgTGTTAACTTGCTGGAATTTTAATTGTCTCTCTTTTGATAAgttgttattcatttttctttaagcattgATCTGTATTTTGTCATCTTGATCacagaaattttgatgtcttttcttctttttttaataaagcttcttttaagacttgtttgagttttctctctggtagctaaggaggggaattctctttgtgttagatctacagagggtaagctctgcagcacaggaattggtggggggagagagagaatcatctGTTCCTTGTTgggttgtctcttgtggaatagagagacatgcttcttggtattgtgatgtaaagagattgcatcagtactctcaggttagcccagaaggaaagtctgggtggagagagaggggaagggaagtgggtatttccctttgtttgtgagactcagagttctgagtcttgggtctccaggaaagtttgggggaccagagcgaggcaggcgctgtaattcctgtctggtggcagcgagataagatccaagctggtaattaagcttggaggttcatgctaggcacccacattttggacgctaaggtccagatttgggaaa is part of the Chelonoidis abingdonii isolate Lonesome George chromosome 22, CheloAbing_2.0, whole genome shotgun sequence genome and harbors:
- the ADORA2A gene encoding adenosine receptor A2a, which gives rise to MLVYGNENFLSDVIYIILELVIAVLAILGNVLVCWAVYLNSNLQNVTNYFVVSLAAADIAVGVLAIPFAITISTGFCAFFYGCLFIACFVLVLTQSSIFSLLAIAIDRIIAIRIPLRYNGLVTSSRAKGIIAICWVLSFIIGLTPMLGWNKCSQREAQDTNNSSLSNCSKSMIACLFETVVTMEYMVYYNFFACVLVPLLLMFGIYLKIFLAARRQLKQMENKMVHGERSRSTLQKEVHAAKSLAIIVGLFAICWLPLHIINCFTLFCPGCARPPLWLMYLAIILSHANSVVNPLIYAYRIREFRLTFRKILRQHIVGKKQFKTGTASTRTSTYGGDGENASIRISEYALNIYANGELGAIHKDTDMQDLSKCKAGLEWHHNGNSLDMEINGHLPHSCKNGDLSDVCGNMELLTEELIGIRVSYSELENSTLAAADVS